From one Caldilineales bacterium genomic stretch:
- the priA gene encoding primosomal protein N', with the protein MRYAQVAVLLPIDKRLAGNKATEGAPEAAETLVDFRPESQTFTYGIPPGQRGVIRPGHVVWVPFGRGQQQGVVLGLTDEAPPDVLLKPLGDLVAAEPALSLAMIDLARWLCRHYLAPLSECVRLLLPPGFGAKSKVLVEFAPGAPIHPEDLTPAQQALLLRLRKGSMLLADLRDLDRRLAAEEVLGQVLKMGLARLRDQADDALPRPKIERRLRLALPPNEIDAALTRFGRPSKGADALRWLAEHPTAHPTVAELATAIAASPAPIRTLAERGLVEITAERRVQLSIPPAEVNAAIITLRGTEKYRPILEALRRAGDEPVWVGWLYAEADTDAATVRTLAEAGILEVIEAEVWRDPLAGRRFEPDTPPALTGDQEKAWAEIEAGLATWVEGEPPAGGLAGPPVYLLHGVTGSGKTEIYLRALAKTIAAGRQAIILIPEISLTPQTVRRFAARFPGRVAVVHSKLSEGERYDTWRRARQGEFDVVVGSRSALFTPFPRPGLIVLDEEHDAAYKQARTPRYHARETAIELARLTGAVTILGSATPALESAFQARRGFYHRLDLPRRVRGHRAAGESTGEAMLDLPPVAIVDMREELRVGNRSMFSRPLAQTLQGVLARGEQAILFLNRRGAASFVLCRDCGEVIHCRRCAIPLTVHGDSLLCHHCNYRQPLPQACPKCKSRRFKEFGAGTERLLEALAAEFPAARPLRWDRDTTGGKTSHEDILQDFIDHKADVLVGTQMIAKGLDLPLVTLVGVLSADVGLFMPDFRAAERTFQVLTQVAGRAGRSALGGQVIFQTYHPHHYAVLAAAQHDYAAFYEQEMRFRQENGYPPYRRLTRLLYLDTNRERCQRETERLAAHLKQRAATLGLSDFSLIGPAPAFFSKERDLLRWHLLIRSEDPAVLLAGVRFTPNWRIDVDPVETL; encoded by the coding sequence ATGCGCTACGCCCAGGTCGCCGTGCTCCTGCCCATCGACAAACGGCTGGCCGGGAACAAAGCAACAGAGGGGGCGCCAGAGGCAGCGGAAACGCTCGTCGATTTTCGGCCCGAAAGCCAGACCTTCACCTACGGCATCCCACCCGGCCAGCGCGGGGTCATCCGCCCCGGCCATGTCGTTTGGGTCCCCTTTGGCCGCGGCCAACAGCAGGGCGTGGTCCTGGGCCTGACCGACGAAGCCCCGCCGGATGTGTTGCTCAAGCCGCTCGGCGACCTGGTCGCGGCCGAGCCGGCCCTGTCGTTGGCCATGATCGACCTGGCTCGATGGCTGTGCCGCCACTATCTGGCGCCGCTGAGCGAGTGTGTGCGGTTGCTGCTGCCGCCGGGCTTTGGGGCCAAGAGCAAGGTGCTGGTCGAGTTTGCGCCCGGCGCGCCCATCCACCCTGAAGACCTGACCCCGGCCCAACAGGCGCTGCTGCTGCGGCTGCGCAAGGGGTCGATGCTGCTGGCCGACCTGCGCGATCTCGACCGCCGGCTGGCTGCCGAGGAGGTGCTGGGGCAAGTGCTGAAGATGGGGCTGGCGCGGCTGCGCGACCAGGCCGACGACGCCCTCCCTCGGCCCAAGATAGAACGCCGCCTTCGCCTGGCCCTCCCGCCCAACGAGATCGACGCCGCCCTGACCCGTTTTGGCCGGCCCTCCAAAGGGGCCGACGCCCTGCGCTGGCTGGCTGAGCATCCCACAGCCCACCCCACCGTGGCCGAACTGGCGACGGCCATCGCTGCCAGCCCGGCCCCCATCCGCACCCTGGCCGAGCGCGGTCTGGTGGAGATCACCGCCGAACGCCGGGTGCAGTTGAGCATCCCGCCCGCCGAGGTCAACGCCGCCATCATCACCCTGCGCGGGACGGAGAAATATCGGCCCATCCTCGAGGCCTTGCGCCGCGCCGGCGACGAGCCGGTTTGGGTGGGCTGGCTGTACGCCGAGGCCGACACCGACGCCGCCACTGTGCGCACCCTGGCCGAGGCCGGCATCCTGGAAGTGATCGAAGCCGAGGTCTGGCGCGACCCTCTGGCCGGCCGGCGCTTCGAGCCGGACACGCCGCCTGCCCTCACGGGCGATCAGGAGAAAGCCTGGGCAGAGATCGAGGCCGGGCTGGCAACCTGGGTGGAGGGAGAGCCTCCGGCCGGCGGTCTGGCTGGCCCTCCCGTCTACCTGCTCCACGGCGTCACCGGCAGTGGCAAGACCGAGATCTACCTGCGGGCGCTGGCAAAGACCATCGCTGCCGGCCGCCAGGCCATCATCTTGATCCCGGAGATCAGCCTGACCCCGCAGACAGTGCGCCGCTTTGCCGCTCGTTTTCCGGGCCGGGTGGCGGTTGTCCATTCCAAACTTTCGGAGGGCGAGCGTTACGACACCTGGCGGCGGGCGCGGCAGGGCGAGTTCGACGTGGTGGTGGGGTCGCGCTCGGCCTTGTTCACGCCCTTCCCGCGGCCGGGGCTGATCGTGCTGGACGAGGAGCACGACGCCGCCTACAAACAGGCCCGCACCCCGCGCTATCATGCCCGCGAGACGGCCATCGAACTGGCCCGGCTGACCGGCGCTGTGACCATCCTCGGCTCGGCCACCCCCGCGCTCGAAAGCGCGTTCCAGGCCCGCCGCGGGTTCTACCACCGGCTGGATCTGCCGCGGCGCGTGCGCGGACACCGGGCGGCGGGCGAGAGCACGGGCGAAGCCATGCTGGACTTGCCGCCGGTCGCGATCGTGGACATGCGTGAGGAACTACGGGTAGGGAATCGGTCGATGTTCTCGCGGCCGCTGGCTCAGACACTGCAAGGGGTTCTTGCCCGCGGCGAACAGGCCATCCTCTTCCTCAACCGCCGCGGCGCCGCCAGTTTCGTCCTCTGCCGCGATTGCGGCGAGGTCATCCATTGCCGGCGCTGCGCCATCCCCCTGACGGTGCATGGCGATTCCTTGCTCTGCCACCACTGCAACTACCGGCAGCCGCTGCCGCAAGCCTGCCCCAAGTGCAAGAGCCGCCGCTTCAAAGAATTCGGGGCTGGCACCGAGCGCCTGCTCGAAGCCCTGGCGGCCGAATTCCCCGCCGCCCGGCCGCTGCGCTGGGATCGGGACACGACCGGGGGCAAGACCAGCCACGAGGACATCCTGCAAGATTTCATCGACCACAAAGCCGATGTGCTGGTGGGGACGCAGATGATCGCCAAGGGCCTCGACCTGCCGCTGGTGACGCTGGTGGGGGTGCTCAGCGCCGATGTGGGGCTGTTCATGCCCGATTTCCGCGCCGCCGAACGCACGTTTCAGGTGCTGACGCAGGTGGCGGGGCGGGCCGGGCGCTCGGCATTGGGCGGGCAGGTCATCTTCCAGACCTATCATCCCCACCATTATGCCGTCCTGGCCGCGGCCCAGCACGATTACGCCGCCTTCTACGAGCAGGAGATGCGCTTCCGCCAGGAGAACGGCTACCCGCCCTACCGCCGCCTCACCCGGCTGTTGTATCTGGACACGAACCGCGAGCGCTGCCAGCGCGAGACTGAGCGCCTGGCCGCCCACCTCAAGCAGCGCGCCGCGACCCTGGGCCTGAGCGATTTCAGCCTGATCGGCCCGGCCCCGGCCTTTTTCAGCAAGGAGCGCGACCTGCTGCGCTGGCATCTGCTCATCCGCAGCGAGGACCCGGCCGTGCTGCTGGCGGGCGTCCGCTTCACGCCCAACTGGCGAATTGACGTCGACCCGGTGGAAACGCTATAA
- the gmk gene encoding guanylate kinase → MILSGPSGVGKDTVLDALEALDVRFHRVVTATTRAPRAGEVDGRDYHFVSLGRFAQMIENNELLEYALVYGDYKGVPKSEIAEPLARGEDVIMRVDVQGADTMASKLRGAITVFLTTATEEEMVARLRGRRSDSEAQIAIRVAYARKEMAELPKFQYVVVNRSERIHDAARTLWAILEATRARTDYRPLEIG, encoded by the coding sequence ATGATCCTCTCCGGGCCATCGGGCGTGGGCAAGGACACCGTCCTCGACGCGCTCGAAGCCCTGGACGTGCGTTTTCATCGCGTGGTCACGGCCACCACACGGGCGCCACGGGCCGGCGAGGTGGATGGCCGCGACTATCACTTCGTCAGCCTCGGCCGTTTTGCCCAGATGATCGAAAACAACGAATTGCTGGAATACGCCCTGGTCTACGGAGATTACAAGGGCGTGCCCAAGAGCGAGATCGCCGAGCCCCTGGCCCGCGGCGAGGACGTGATCATGCGCGTGGATGTGCAGGGGGCCGATACGATGGCAAGCAAGCTGCGCGGGGCGATCACCGTCTTCCTGACCACAGCCACCGAAGAAGAGATGGTGGCGCGGCTGCGCGGCCGGCGTTCCGATTCCGAGGCGCAGATCGCCATCCGCGTGGCCTATGCCCGCAAAGAGATGGCCGAACTGCCCAAATTCCAGTACGTGGTCGTCAACCGCAGCGAACGCATCCACGACGCGGCCCGCACCCTCTGGGCCATCCTGGAGGCCACCCGCGCCCGCACCGACTACCGCCCGCTGGAGATCGGCTGA
- a CDS encoding zinc ribbon domain-containing protein, with protein MPIYDYFCLDCRRRVSLFYRTLSAATAATPTCSHCGSARVRRLVSRVAVIKSEDARLDDLTDPSMLDGLDEEDPRALARMMRKMGDEMGEEMDPEFDEVLDRLESGQSPEEIEKMMPDLADGGGGGAEMDF; from the coding sequence ATGCCGATCTACGACTACTTTTGCCTCGACTGCCGCCGCCGCGTCAGTCTTTTCTATCGCACGTTGTCGGCCGCGACTGCGGCCACGCCCACTTGTTCGCACTGCGGCAGCGCCAGGGTGCGGCGGCTGGTCAGCCGGGTGGCGGTAATCAAGTCGGAGGACGCCCGCCTGGACGACCTGACCGACCCATCGATGTTGGACGGGCTGGATGAAGAGGACCCGCGCGCCCTGGCGCGGATGATGCGGAAAATGGGCGATGAAATGGGTGAGGAAATGGATCCCGAATTCGATGAGGTGCTCGACCGGCTGGAATCGGGGCAGTCGCCGGAGGAAATCGAGAAGATGATGCCCGACCTGGCGGACGGCGGTGGGGGTGGGGCTGAGATGGATTTTTGA
- the lexA gene encoding transcriptional repressor LexA — MKLRPRQEQMIDFIQDFQDEHGYPPTIREIGAAVGISSTSVVNYNLEKLEEQGRIERNREVSRGLRLVQDGSRPAGRREAGRMRSLPLYGAIAAGNPIPIPDDPEAVMEMVTIPTELTPRSGEAFALRVKGHSMIDALVDDGDLIVVRSQARVETGQMAVVEVLEPAELAGATLKRFYHHGDTVELRPANPDPIYRPFVLHPSQVKVHGSVVGVLRRYE, encoded by the coding sequence ATGAAACTACGACCTCGCCAGGAACAAATGATCGACTTCATCCAGGACTTTCAGGATGAACACGGCTACCCGCCCACCATCCGCGAGATCGGCGCCGCTGTGGGCATTTCCTCCACCTCGGTGGTGAACTACAACCTGGAAAAACTGGAGGAACAGGGGCGGATCGAACGCAATCGCGAGGTCTCGCGCGGGCTGAGGCTGGTGCAGGATGGGTCGAGGCCGGCGGGTCGCCGCGAGGCCGGGCGGATGCGCTCATTGCCGCTCTACGGCGCCATCGCCGCCGGCAACCCCATCCCTATCCCCGACGACCCCGAAGCGGTGATGGAGATGGTCACGATCCCCACCGAACTGACCCCGCGCAGCGGCGAAGCCTTCGCCCTGCGCGTCAAAGGCCATTCGATGATCGACGCCCTGGTGGATGACGGCGACCTGATCGTGGTGCGCAGCCAGGCGCGCGTCGAAACCGGGCAGATGGCGGTGGTGGAGGTGCTGGAACCGGCCGAGCTGGCGGGCGCCACCCTGAAACGGTTCTATCATCACGGCGACACCGTGGAACTGCGCCCGGCCAACCCGGATCCGATCTACCGGCCGTTTGTGCTCCACCCCAGTCAGGTCAAGGTGCACGGCAGCGTGGTAGGCGTACTGCGGCGATACGAATAG
- a CDS encoding type IV toxin-antitoxin system AbiEi family antitoxin domain-containing protein — protein sequence MTETLPYAKARQVFRQHHGVMRTVQAIENGIPPATLYAMRDSGIIIREGRGLYRLVEIELATHPDLVQVCQRVPKAVICLVSALDFHDLTTQIPRRVMLALPRGARTPQLDYPFVQAVHMASTAYSAGIETHQADGFPIRVYSAEKSVTDCIKFRRMIGIDVVQEAMRLYLGRQPVHLDALVHFAEINRVERLLRRYLEILV from the coding sequence GTGACTGAAACCCTTCCTTATGCCAAAGCGCGACAGGTCTTCCGCCAGCATCATGGCGTCATGCGCACCGTTCAGGCTATCGAAAACGGTATCCCGCCTGCCACCCTTTATGCGATGCGCGATTCTGGCATTATCATACGTGAAGGTCGCGGCCTCTATCGGCTGGTCGAAATTGAGTTGGCAACCCATCCTGATTTGGTGCAGGTTTGCCAACGCGTTCCCAAAGCAGTGATCTGCCTGGTTTCAGCACTGGATTTCCATGATCTGACCACTCAGATACCAAGACGAGTCATGCTTGCACTACCCCGCGGCGCAAGAACGCCTCAGTTAGACTATCCATTTGTCCAGGCAGTACATATGGCCTCAACGGCCTACTCGGCTGGGATCGAGACACACCAGGCTGACGGCTTTCCCATTCGCGTTTATAGCGCCGAGAAGTCGGTGACTGATTGCATCAAATTCCGCCGTATGATCGGCATCGATGTCGTGCAGGAGGCCATGCGTCTCTATCTTGGTCGTCAGCCGGTCCATTTGGATGCTCTTGTGCATTTCGCCGAAATCAACCGGGTCGAACGCCTGCTGCGCCGCTATCTGGAGATCTTGGTATGA